One Corvus moneduloides isolate bCorMon1 chromosome Z, bCorMon1.pri, whole genome shotgun sequence genomic window carries:
- the TSTD2 gene encoding thiosulfate sulfurtransferase/rhodanese-like domain-containing protein 2: MVPGEAAPPGPGSPRGSAEGAAAGRKQRAAARRKAFSLFVKAKEVPAASRCPGGGEGVRWRCCRQAFEELPGIHRHVALHHSGDVGRQAGLGAAPAEAGGSPAGSAARPSGHSCSNPEISWALPDTSHVSHDDLTSQVGEVLLYYCYCEVKDPEKLCAWQKALCQHLHLTGKVRVASEGINGTVGGSKVATSLYIKVMLSQPLFKNILCQEDFKSSAGGAHCFPDLRVGVFKEIVPMGVDPKIVSYKETGIHLSPQEFHREVEQYLSQASQGQSDTILLDCRNFYESKIGHFQGCLAPDIRKFSYFPSYVDENLELFKDKRVLMYCTGGIRCERGSAYLRSKAVCREVYQLKGGIHKYLEEFPDGFYRGKLFVFDDRYAICSNEDIISACRYCGVLWDQYKLCSSQHCRQLVLTCPSCCNKGLTACCPVCQEKELKVTSRASGQTLKEECECTRRRPRVPIENVSPRMLDTGKD; this comes from the exons ATGGTGCCGGGCGAGGCGGCGCCGCCCGGGCCGGGCTCGCCGCGGGGCAGCGCCGAGGGGGCCGCGGCGGGCAGGAAGCAGCGCGCGGCCGCCCGCAGGAAG GCCTTTTCCCTGTTCGTCAAAGCCAAGGAGGTGCCGGCCGCGTCGCGGTGTCCCGGCGGCGGAGAGGGCGTGCGGTGGCGGTGCTGCCGGCAGGCGTTCGAGGAGCTGCCCGGCATCCACAGGCACGTGGCTCTGCACCACTCCGGAGACGTCGGGCGGCAGGCAGGGCTCGGTGCGGCGCCGGCGGAGGCCGGAGGCAGCCCCGCGggcagcgcggcccggccgAGCGGGCACTCCTGCAGCAACCCGGAGATCTCCTGGGCGCTCCCGGACACAAGCCACGTTAGCCATGATGATCTGACAAG ccaggtgggagaAGTACTTCTCTATTACTGTTACTGTGAGGTGAAAGATCCAGAGAAGCTCTGTGCTTGGCAAAAGGCTTTGTGTCAGCATCTACATCTCACTGGCAAG GTACGAGTTGCTTCAGAAGGGATTAATGGGACAGTTGGTGGAAGCAAAGTAGCTACCAGTCTCTACATTAAAGTTATGCTTTCCCAGCCTCTgttcaaaaacattttgtgtCAAGAGGATTTCAAg agcagtgcaggaggagcTCACTGTTTCCCAGACCTTCGCGTTGGTGTATTCAAAGAAATTGTACCTATGGGTGTTGATCCAAAGATAGTGTCTTATAAGGAAACTG gAATCCATTTATCCCCTCAGGAATTTCATAGAGAAGTAGAACAGTATTTGTCTCAGGCCAGTCAAGGACAAAGCGATACCATCTTGCTGGACTGTAGGAACTTCTATGAAAGTAAAATA ggacacttccagggctgtCTGGCTCCAGATATCAGGAAGTTCAGCTATTTTCCCAGCTATGTAGATGAAAACCTGGAGCTTTTTAAAGATAAGCGTGTCCTGATGTACTGCACCGGAGGGATTCGTTGTGAAAGAGGCTCTGCTTACCTCAGGAGCAAG GCAGTGTGCAGAGAGGTTTACCAGCTAAAAGGTGGAATTCACAAGTACCTAGAAGAGTTTCCAGATGGATTCTACAGGGGGAAGCTGTTTGTATTTGATGATCGTTACGCCATTTGTTCCAATGAAGATATCATCTCAG catGCAGATactgtggggtgctgtgggacCAGTATAAACTTTGTTCCAGTCAGCACTGCCGGCAGCTTGTCCTGACGTGTCCAAGTTGTTGCAACAAAGGTCTTACAGCTTGCTGTCCTGTTTGTCAAGAGAAGGAGCTCAAGGTGACTTCAAGGGCTTCAGGACAGACACTTAAGGAGGAATGTGAGTGTACAAGGAGACGGCCAAGGGTACCAATTGAAAATGTCTCACCAAGGATGCTGGACACAGGGAAAGATTAA